A portion of the Pomacea canaliculata isolate SZHN2017 linkage group LG13, ASM307304v1, whole genome shotgun sequence genome contains these proteins:
- the LOC112553567 gene encoding zinc finger protein 64 homolog, isoforms 3 and 4-like, with translation MNSVQYMQAGMPQNSLPPFHTVDGSRRDCGTGNGDMGVPQQTNNHAGPHMSGYPTRRAIVPFFKAGRFSLREPEVFECQMPRVPQVTESSQTGLDTPKKKSGSGEKHFFPVIPSSFSNINPMDGKGGFPFPREGGNNRLNRLAGEGGIDGVKNLTTSFTEGEGYAKRGNSKTVVSPSFGEAAARAVMTTCVADSATFVTVAIMSRQSSMLKPKVTNSGGSHVHGQSTTDDVKENILRNSTLAGGNDKTLTEEVATPRIQTRRGRRPNGNVSVSVPVTSQRGRRLRQRVITENNISDDENFEKIMEERKEKARAAEQERLEISVRIDDSQCVTYGEQKRWQCNLCDKSYTTKHNLVMHILDHNGIKPHLCLVCGKYFKQLSHLNTHMLTHDNVRPHVCTLCGKGFTQISHLKRHQAVHLDSKPYYCDVCGRGFTYPSELRLHKERHLQDSTTSGEHCCLECGEEFPNAAQLSQHQLLHENREELICTFCGRKFRYPSQLKDHVVIHSGSRPYMCTECGMDFMKEHHLRAHQFTHTGLRPFSCPICGRAFNQRANMQRHMLIHKAERSYKCDCCDKTFTQPQTLKAHMVVHADHKPYKCQLCSKEFGRLHNLHGHMHMHNNTKPYVCFCGSSFTLKGNLNRHKKVKHGLNESTESMEEDVVNYLSSRRAREEPSGDETMDGLDSSSLDVPDKSSSRKQRKSTPRKIPRRSSGSNRKHKEGGDMDEADEDECEDENDEFDDDEDEEGGMKNEGLPSLHFQALTDETETPGSLESDLKRTHNEEEEDDKHADEEEEEEEVAVKKSRRLSERQRGLHRTGDFLQDLSDTDKEDAGQDGTLDEDWLPSSEVRKKDGKGAKLDSLIAEKFKNS, from the exons ATGAATTCTGTGCAATACATGCAGGCAGGCATGCCGCAAAATAGCCTCCCTCCCTTCCATACTGTGGATGGGAGCAGAAGAGACTGTGGAACTGGTAATGGGGACATGGGGGTTCCCCAGCAGACCAACAACCATGCTGGTCCTCACATGTCAGGTTACCCAACTCGTCGTGCGATTGTGCCATTTTTTAAGGCTGGGCGCTTCAGTCTTCGAGAACCTGAGGTCTTTGAGTGTCAAATGCCCAGGGTGCCCCAAGTTACAGAAAGCTCACAGACAGGATTAGATACACCTAAAAAGAAGTCAGGCTCAGGggagaaacattttttcccaGTCATCCCTAGCTCTTTCAGTAATATTAATCCCATGGATGGAAAAGGAGGGTTTCCTTTTCCACGAGAGGGTGGAAACAACCGGCTGAACAGACTTGCAGGAGAAGGGGGAATAGACGGAGTCAAAAACCTGACTACTTCCTTCACAGAAGGTGAGGGCTATGCAAAGAGAGGTAATTCTAAAACTGTCGTCTCCCCTAGTTTTGGTGAAGCAGCTGCCAGAGCAGTGATGACCACTTGTGTGGCAGATAGTGCCACTTTCGTCACAGTGGCTATCATGAGTCGGCAGAGCTCCATGTTAAAGCCTAAAGTCACAAACTCAGGAGGAAGCCATGTTCATGGACAGTCTACTACTGATGATGTCAAAGAAAATATCTTGCGTAATTCTACTTTAGCTGGTGGCAATGATAAAACCTTAACTGAAGAAGTGGCCACCCCAAGAATTCAAACACGAAGAGGCAGGCGACCAAATGGCAATGTATCTGTGTCTGTGCCTGTAACATCCCAGAGGGGCCGAAGATTGCGTCAGCGAGTTATAACTGAAAACAACATTTCTGATGATGAAAACTTTGAAAAGataatggaagaaagaaaagaaaaggctcGTGCAGCAGAGCAAGAAAGACTGGAA atcAGTGTGCGCATTGATGATTCCCAATGTGTGACCTATGGCGAGCAGAAGCGATGGCAGTGCAACTTGTGTGACAAGTCCTACACCACCAAGCACAACCTGGTCATGCACATACTCGACCACAACGGTATCAAGCCGCACCTGTGTTTGGTGTGTGGCAAGTACTTCAAGCAGCTAAGTCACCTTAACACACACATGCTAACGCATGACAACGTCCGGCCCCATGTGTGCACG TTGTGTGGCAAAGGTTTCACACAGATCAGCCACCTGAAGCGTCATCAGGCAGTACATCTTGACTCTAAGCCATactattgtgatgtttgtggtcGTGGCTTTACATATCCCAGTGAGTTGCGTCTTCATAAGGAGCGCCATCTACAGGACTCGACAACATCTGGTGAACACTGTTGTCTGGAATGTGGGGAG GAGTTTCCTAATGCTGCACAGCTGAGTCAGCATCAGCTTCTGCATGAGAATCGTGAGGAGCTGATCTGCACCTTCTGTGGACGCAAGTTCCGCTACCCTAGTCAACTTAAAGATCATGTTGTCATACACTCTGGCAGTCGGCCTTATATGTGCACAGAGTGTGGAATGGATTTTATGAAG GAACATCACCTTCGAGCTCACCAGTTCACACACACTGGCCTCAGACCATTCAGCTGCCCAATCTGTGGACGGGCGTTCAACCAGCGTGCCAACATGCAGCGTCACATGTTGATACATAAAGCTGAGCGCTCGTACAAGTGTGACTGCTGTGACAAGACCTTCACCCAACCTCAGACACTCAAGGCACACATGGTGGTCCATGCCGATCACAAACCCTACAAATGCCAGCTCTGCA GCAAGGAATTTGGGCGTCTTCACAACTTACATGggcatatgcacatgcacaataACACCAAGCCCTATGTCTGCTTTTGTGGAAGCTCCTTTACACTAAAAG gAAACCTCAATCGCCACAAGAAGGTGAAGCATGGCTTGAATGAGAGTACTGAGAGCATGGAAGAGGATGTTGTAAACTACCTCAGCTCCCGGCGAGCACGGGAAGAACCCTCAGGTGATGAGACAATGGATGGACTTGACAGTTCCTCCCTTGATGTCCCAGACAAATCTTCTAGTCGCAAGCAGAGAAAGTCCACGCCCAGAAAAATTCCACGGAGATCCTCAGGCAGCAACCGCAAACATAAAGAAGGTGGAGATATGGATGAAGCAGATGAAGATGAGTgtgaagatgaaaatgatgagtttgatgatgacgaggatgagGAAGGAGGGATGAAAAATGAAGGCTTGCCCTCCCTACATTTTCAAGCCCTTACCGATGAGACAGAAACGCCAGGGTCATTGGAATCAGACCTGAAGCGCACAcataatgaagaagaagaagatgataaACATGCagatgaggaggaagaagaggaagaggtgGCTGTTAAAAAGAGTCGGAGACTTTCCGAAAGGCAGAGGGGTTTGCATAGGACAGGAGATTTCCTACAAGATTTGTCCGATACAGACAAAGAGGATGCAGGACAAGATGGCACACTTGATGAAGATTGGCTTCCCTCATCAGAAGTgaggaaaaaagatggaaagggTGCAAAGCTGGATTCTCTGATTGCTGAAAAATTCAAGAATTCTTGA